In the genome of Fusobacterium necrogenes, one region contains:
- a CDS encoding transporter substrate-binding domain-containing protein, translating into MKRGLVKLVLATIAAITLVGCGGTKNEGESGTFKIGLEAGYAPYNWTQLTDVNGGVKISGSSEYAGGYDVEIAKRIADGLGKELVVVKTEWDGLVPALVSGKIDAIIAGMSPTAERQETIDFTDIYYQSNLVMLVKNGGKYINAKTLADFSGAKITGQLNTFHYTVIDQIPNVSKQPAMDNFPAMRVALESGVIDGYVTERPEAISAQSANNNFKMVEFTDGFITSPEDTAIAVGVAKGSPLKDKINEILRAISQEERLEIMDKAIKNQPAAQ; encoded by the coding sequence ATGAAAAGAGGTTTAGTAAAATTAGTATTGGCAACAATAGCAGCAATTACACTAGTAGGATGTGGAGGGACAAAAAATGAAGGAGAATCAGGAACATTTAAAATAGGCTTAGAGGCTGGGTATGCACCATATAACTGGACACAGTTAACAGATGTGAATGGTGGAGTTAAAATTTCTGGATCTTCGGAATATGCTGGAGGTTATGATGTTGAAATTGCTAAAAGAATAGCTGATGGCTTAGGAAAAGAATTAGTTGTAGTGAAAACAGAATGGGATGGATTAGTACCAGCATTAGTTTCAGGTAAAATAGATGCAATAATTGCTGGAATGTCTCCAACAGCTGAAAGACAGGAAACAATAGATTTTACAGATATTTATTATCAATCTAATTTAGTTATGTTGGTAAAAAATGGAGGAAAATATATAAATGCTAAAACTTTAGCAGATTTTTCAGGAGCGAAAATAACTGGGCAATTAAATACTTTTCACTATACAGTAATAGATCAAATACCAAATGTAAGTAAACAACCCGCAATGGATAATTTCCCAGCGATGAGAGTGGCATTAGAAAGTGGCGTAATAGACGGTTATGTTACAGAAAGACCCGAAGCTATAAGTGCACAGTCAGCAAATAATAACTTTAAAATGGTTGAGTTTACAGATGGATTTATTACTTCGCCAGAAGATACAGCAATAGCAGTAGGAGTAGCTAAAGGAAGTCCATTGAAAGATAAAATTAATGAAATTTTAAGAGCGATATCCCAAGAGGAGAGATTAGAGATAATGGATAAGGCTATTAAAAATCAGCCTGCTGCGCAATAA
- a CDS encoding N-acetylmannosamine-6-phosphate 2-epimerase yields the protein MDKLNKIKGKLIVSCQALPEEPLHSSFIMGRMAYAAYIGGASGIRANTIADIQEIKKNVNLPIIGIIKQQYGDNQVYITPTMKEIDALVFEGVDIIAIDGTKRERPDGRKLEDLIKEARLKYPNQIFMADISCVEEAIMAEKIGFDIVGTTLVGYTEYTKGNDPIVELEKVIKSVSIPVIGEGNLDTPTKAKKALDLGAFAVVVGGAITRPQQITKKFVIEMEK from the coding sequence ATGGATAAATTAAATAAGATAAAAGGGAAACTTATAGTTTCATGTCAAGCTCTTCCAGAAGAACCGTTACATAGTTCATTTATAATGGGAAGAATGGCTTATGCTGCATATATAGGGGGAGCTTCTGGGATAAGAGCAAATACTATTGCAGATATACAGGAGATAAAGAAAAATGTAAATTTACCAATTATAGGAATAATAAAACAACAGTATGGTGATAATCAAGTTTATATAACTCCAACGATGAAAGAAATAGATGCTTTAGTATTTGAGGGGGTTGATATTATAGCAATTGACGGAACAAAAAGAGAAAGACCAGATGGAAGAAAATTAGAAGATTTAATAAAAGAGGCTAGACTTAAATATCCAAATCAAATATTTATGGCCGATATATCATGTGTTGAAGAAGCAATAATGGCTGAAAAGATAGGGTTTGATATAGTAGGAACAACTTTGGTAGGATATACTGAGTACACAAAAGGAAATGATCCTATAGTTGAATTAGAAAAGGTTATAAAATCTGTATCTATTCCTGTAATAGGAGAAGGCAATTTAGATACTCCTACTAAAGCAAAAAAAGCTTTAGATTTAGGAGCTTTTGCTGTAGTTGTTGGTGGTGCTATTACTAGACCACAACAGATAACCAAAAAATTTGTAATTGAGATGGAAAAGTAA
- a CDS encoding YhcH/YjgK/YiaL family protein, which produces MIYGEIKDLGLYKGILKNLDKAIAFILSGEYKNGVVGKNVIDGDSVYFNQPDFPMTKEIKDGFIENHKKYIDIHIVIEGEEKIGYISNTDIKLTKEYDEVGDYELYEGELENLFYLNPKKFIILFPGEPHMALIKGGEKTTKVKKVIFKVLVD; this is translated from the coding sequence ATGATATATGGAGAAATAAAAGATTTAGGATTATACAAAGGAATATTAAAAAATTTAGATAAAGCAATAGCTTTCATATTATCTGGAGAATATAAAAATGGAGTAGTTGGAAAAAATGTTATAGATGGAGATAGTGTTTATTTTAATCAACCAGATTTTCCAATGACTAAAGAAATAAAAGATGGATTTATAGAAAATCATAAAAAGTATATAGATATTCATATTGTTATTGAAGGAGAGGAAAAAATAGGATATATTTCTAATACTGATATAAAATTAACAAAAGAATATGATGAAGTAGGAGATTATGAATTATATGAAGGAGAGTTAGAAAACTTATTTTATTTAAATCCTAAAAAATTTATAATTCTTTTTCCTGGGGAGCCTCATATGGCCTTGATAAAAGGTGGAGAAAAAACTACTAAAGTAAAAAAGGTAATATTTAAAGTTTTAGTTGATTAA
- a CDS encoding ROK family protein translates to MKVIGIDVGGTAVKYGLLEENGKLLESGEFPTEAGKGIENLFENMCKVIDKYMSKDILGIAVSGTGQIDGSIGKIIGGNPIIPGWIGTKLVERLEKKYSLPAVLENDVNCAALGEKWLGAGRETNNFVCLTIGTGIGGGIVLNDEIFRGDTCVAGEFGHIQIEKDGEQCLCGKKGCYERYASATALVKMVREKTGKNLNGKEIFELEKSGDKEIKKILDKWIDYFTDGLSTIVYIFNPSLIVIGGGITKQGNYLLDRILNSLSTKVGENYRKNLKIKFAELGNNAGMLGAEYLLLKKIGKIK, encoded by the coding sequence ATGAAGGTAATAGGAATTGATGTTGGTGGAACAGCTGTAAAATATGGGCTATTAGAAGAAAATGGAAAGCTTTTAGAAAGTGGAGAGTTTCCAACAGAAGCAGGAAAAGGAATAGAAAATCTTTTTGAAAATATGTGTAAAGTTATAGATAAATATATGTCTAAAGATATTTTAGGAATAGCTGTTTCAGGAACTGGACAAATAGATGGGAGTATTGGAAAGATAATAGGAGGAAATCCTATAATTCCTGGATGGATAGGAACAAAATTAGTAGAAAGACTAGAAAAAAAATATTCTTTACCAGCTGTTTTAGAAAATGATGTTAATTGTGCAGCACTTGGTGAGAAATGGTTAGGTGCCGGAAGAGAAACGAATAATTTTGTTTGCTTAACTATAGGAACAGGAATTGGGGGAGGAATTGTTCTTAATGATGAAATCTTTAGGGGAGATACTTGTGTTGCTGGAGAATTTGGACATATTCAAATAGAAAAGGATGGAGAACAATGTCTTTGTGGTAAAAAAGGATGCTATGAAAGATATGCTTCTGCTACTGCATTAGTTAAAATGGTAAGAGAAAAAACTGGAAAAAATTTAAATGGGAAAGAGATATTTGAACTTGAAAAATCTGGAGATAAAGAGATAAAAAAAATTTTAGATAAATGGATAGATTATTTTACAGATGGACTTAGTACAATTGTTTATATTTTTAATCCTTCATTAATAGTTATTGGTGGTGGGATAACAAAGCAAGGAAATTATTTATTAGATAGAATATTAAATAGTTTAAGTACAAAAGTTGGAGAAAATTATAGAAAGAATTTAAAAATAAAATTTGCTGAATTAGGAAATAATGCAGGAATGTTAGGGGCAGAATATTTACTTTTAAAAAAAATTGGTAAAATAAAATAG
- a CDS encoding substrate-binding domain-containing protein produces MITQKEIAKKLGISRTTVARAINGSSLIKEETKRKILELVKEMNYEKNYIGSSLGTKKHKKVYVLVVKSKNEFYTQEILRGIKEAFDEYKAYNYEVKIKTTDINSPNNQIDDLKEVLNEKDIDGLIITPLDKKKVYQVLTPYLEKIKIISLGIRLDKNIPHVGPDHKRQGRIAAGLMSKLLRKNEKLLIIDNGDDKVSSKLYLEGFLKRMQEDEIIIEGPIKCNGIENSLFYLEKKLKDESIKGLYMNRYAHDILEKLPRELLFNKKIVTNGIGKMIKKLLKEKVISLTVMEEIASEGYMAGKRMFEMLYKDKSLENNWDVSKSHVIFYENLEDYKK; encoded by the coding sequence ATGATAACTCAAAAGGAGATTGCTAAAAAATTAGGAATTAGTAGAACAACGGTTGCTAGAGCTATCAATGGTAGCTCATTGATAAAAGAAGAAACTAAAAGAAAAATTTTAGAATTAGTCAAGGAAATGAACTATGAAAAAAACTATATAGGTAGTTCATTAGGAACAAAAAAACACAAAAAAGTATATGTGTTAGTAGTGAAATCTAAAAATGAATTTTATACTCAGGAAATTTTGCGTGGAATAAAGGAAGCTTTTGATGAATATAAAGCTTATAATTATGAAGTAAAAATAAAAACAACTGATATAAATTCTCCTAATAATCAGATAGATGACTTAAAAGAGGTGTTAAATGAAAAGGATATTGATGGATTAATAATTACACCATTAGATAAGAAAAAAGTATATCAAGTATTAACTCCTTATTTAGAGAAAATAAAAATAATTTCGTTAGGAATAAGATTAGATAAAAATATCCCACATGTAGGTCCAGATCATAAAAGACAAGGAAGAATAGCAGCAGGATTAATGTCAAAATTATTGAGAAAAAATGAAAAATTACTAATAATAGATAATGGTGATGATAAGGTTTCTTCAAAACTTTATTTAGAAGGATTTTTAAAAAGAATGCAAGAAGATGAGATTATTATAGAAGGACCTATAAAATGTAATGGAATAGAGAATAGTTTATTTTATCTAGAAAAAAAATTAAAGGACGAATCTATAAAAGGATTGTATATGAATAGATATGCACATGATATTTTAGAAAAGCTTCCAAGAGAGTTGTTATTCAACAAAAAAATTGTAACAAATGGGATTGGAAAAATGATAAAAAAATTATTAAAAGAGAAAGTAATTTCGTTGACAGTTATGGAAGAAATAGCATCAGAAGGGTATATGGCTGGGAAAAGAATGTTTGAAATGTTATATAAAGATAAAAGTTTAGAAAATAATTGGGATGTATCAAAATCTCATGTAATATTTTATGAGAATTTAGAAGATTATAAAAAATAA
- a CDS encoding sodium:solute symporter has product MNWHWLNWIVILLYFIGMFMVGVYFSKRANSTEDYFKAGGRVPAWVTACSIYATALSSISFIAIPASVFSKGWLLGMAPLGIIPIVWVAAVVFVPFFRRVNVTTAYEYLGKRFDNKFRLIGSLAFILFHVVRMAIVLYLPTLALQQALPSLNPVILTIGVAIFCVAYTSMGGIEAVLWSDAIQTIVLLLGALLIIIAGFTAAPEGVAQGFKSLSDNGMLLNGDFFSLDLAKISIWTMLIGGFVNSIYSYVGSQDIVQRYNTTKNEEEAKKSLFMNIPLLCTSIFIFVGMGSALFIFFKFKAQLPVGINGNAILPYFVIQYIPTGISGLVLAAIFAAAQSTVSSSLNSVSTCMTADILEHLRPDMNDKQKLSFAKGSSWVVGILSTILAVHFLYAGQGDMFLYFQAITGLLGGPIAGVFLVGMFFDKVNTKAVWIGFMVSILIAIYLTNPMNIASNVIPGYVKPQIFEFMISFLIIAGSVVTSVLASFVTGKPNSEQIEGLTYSSIKNMKEDSKLSI; this is encoded by the coding sequence ATGAATTGGCATTGGCTAAACTGGATTGTTATTTTGCTTTATTTTATTGGTATGTTTATGGTTGGAGTTTACTTCTCCAAGAGAGCTAATTCTACTGAAGATTACTTTAAAGCAGGGGGAAGAGTTCCTGCTTGGGTAACTGCTTGTAGTATTTATGCAACTGCGCTATCATCTATATCTTTTATAGCTATCCCTGCTTCTGTTTTCAGTAAAGGATGGTTATTAGGAATGGCACCTTTAGGAATTATTCCTATTGTTTGGGTTGCTGCTGTTGTATTTGTACCTTTCTTTAGAAGAGTTAATGTAACTACAGCTTATGAATATCTTGGAAAAAGATTTGATAACAAATTTAGACTTATTGGAAGTTTAGCTTTTATTCTTTTCCATGTTGTTAGAATGGCTATAGTACTTTATCTTCCAACATTAGCATTACAACAAGCTCTTCCAAGTTTAAATCCTGTAATACTTACTATTGGAGTTGCAATTTTTTGTGTTGCTTATACTTCAATGGGAGGAATTGAGGCAGTCTTATGGTCTGATGCTATTCAAACAATTGTTTTATTACTTGGAGCTTTGTTAATCATTATAGCAGGATTTACAGCTGCTCCAGAAGGAGTCGCTCAAGGATTCAAGTCTCTTTCTGATAATGGTATGCTTTTAAATGGTGATTTCTTTAGCTTAGACCTTGCTAAAATTAGTATTTGGACTATGTTAATAGGTGGATTTGTTAATTCTATCTATTCTTATGTTGGAAGCCAAGATATTGTTCAAAGATACAATACTACAAAAAATGAAGAAGAAGCTAAGAAAAGTTTATTTATGAATATCCCATTACTTTGTACTAGTATATTTATTTTTGTTGGTATGGGATCTGCACTATTTATTTTCTTCAAATTTAAAGCTCAACTTCCAGTTGGAATAAATGGAAATGCCATATTACCATATTTTGTAATTCAATATATACCTACTGGTATTTCTGGACTTGTTCTTGCTGCTATATTTGCTGCTGCACAATCTACAGTATCTTCAAGCTTAAACTCTGTTTCTACTTGTATGACAGCTGATATTTTAGAGCATTTAAGACCAGATATGAATGATAAACAAAAATTATCTTTCGCTAAAGGCTCAAGCTGGGTAGTAGGAATTTTAAGTACAATACTAGCTGTACATTTCCTATATGCTGGACAAGGAGATATGTTCTTATATTTCCAAGCTATTACTGGATTATTAGGAGGTCCTATTGCTGGAGTATTCCTAGTTGGAATGTTCTTTGATAAAGTTAATACAAAAGCTGTTTGGATAGGTTTTATGGTTTCTATATTAATAGCTATATATCTAACTAATCCAATGAACATAGCTTCCAATGTTATTCCTGGTTATGTTAAACCACAAATATTTGAATTTATGATATCTTTCTTAATTATAGCAGGAAGTGTTGTTACATCTGTTTTAGCTTCATTTGTAACTGGAAAACCAAATTCAGAACAAATAGAAGGTCTAACTTATTCTTCTATTAAAAATATGAAAGAAGATAGTAAATTATCTATTTAA
- a CDS encoding ComF family protein — translation MEIHPMIIEGNWKEGYTLDYFMRKSNYQGEDIFGYPIFDVEYTDIGKALNELKYHKEYNRAIDIAEAVAKFIKEDWRLEEKIDGIVATPPTHYREIQPLFQIVKHLGESLNKPISLDFFRKLSSEEIKKLPIEKKMELFKNSIIKERKLTKRGSLLIVDDLFTTGATLKNLCELLKEDIYVDDIYILTICKNIKSE, via the coding sequence TTGGAGATACATCCTATGATAATAGAGGGAAATTGGAAAGAAGGATATACACTTGATTATTTTATGAGAAAAAGTAATTATCAAGGTGAAGATATATTTGGATATCCGATATTTGATGTAGAATACACAGATATAGGGAAAGCTTTAAATGAATTAAAATATCATAAAGAGTATAATAGAGCTATTGATATAGCTGAAGCAGTAGCTAAATTTATAAAGGAAGATTGGAGATTAGAGGAGAAAATTGATGGAATAGTAGCCACGCCACCTACACATTATAGAGAGATACAACCTCTCTTCCAAATAGTAAAACATCTTGGCGAGAGTTTAAATAAGCCAATATCATTAGATTTTTTTAGAAAATTATCGTCTGAAGAGATAAAAAAACTTCCTATAGAAAAGAAAATGGAGCTATTTAAAAATAGTATAATAAAAGAAAGGAAACTAACAAAAAGAGGGAGCTTACTTATAGTAGACGACCTATTTACAACAGGAGCAACACTTAAAAATCTATGTGAACTTTTAAAAGAAGATATATATGTAGATGATATATATATATTGACCATTTGTAAAAATATTAAGAGTGAATAA
- a CDS encoding cold-shock protein produces MLKGTVKWFNKEKGFGFVTSEDGADYFVHFTGIVGEGFRTLEEGQAVTFEVTEGKKGPMAVDVKVA; encoded by the coding sequence ATGTTAAAGGGAACTGTAAAATGGTTTAACAAAGAAAAAGGATTTGGATTTGTAACTAGCGAAGATGGTGCTGATTATTTCGTACACTTCACTGGAATAGTAGGAGAAGGATTCAGAACTTTAGAAGAAGGACAAGCTGTTACTTTCGAAGTTACAGAAGGTAAAAAAGGACCTATGGCTGTAGACGTTAAAGTTGCTTAG
- a CDS encoding BglG family transcription antiterminator: protein MTNRMLDILKILLENEGKSSYKYLSENLFINERSIRYDIEKINELLSESHFIEIEKKSKGELFYSNLNVLSDVISFFQKNISTDEIKDEIVLFKTLFQEKLNLKDLGEELDVSRTTIKNIVREIREKLEKYNLKLETEIQKGLILVGEEGNIRTAQLKFLNKYFNYFSSKHSEFIKKLLDEIFLLEYKEISKKFIDILMEEKNILIADEPYLTFQNYICIMIWRLKNSKVLTKIENENFFKRTAEYSQIKNNIKIIEKNFNIFMNDIEILKLTDLYLGCHNYCNESNFYNFWIEIDVLAKKIIENFSINIEIDLTKDKDLLYGIINHLKPTIHRLKNSISLENSILTDFLKNYKPIFEATKKSLSPLEDFIGMEITPDEIAFLGTHFKSAIDKNFSLEKKVLIVCGFGYGTSKLLAQQLKNAYSVFVKDIIPIYKLEEYDLDEIDLIITTLHLDNSFSKPIVQVNTILSNEDKINLQKAGLQEQQRKIKFSNLIKIIEKNTLITDFVTLKKGLKEFIGDLLIDDTSRNILSLSELLKNNIILQSDSNNWKEAILEIGEMLVDDGSCDKTYIDSMIKKIEEYGSYMVTNKKIAIPHSKNDNNVFKTVMGLLTLENEVIFPGNLPVKTILVFTSIDGEEHLEALADFMDLANNHNFLSRLDEFTNIRKVKDTIKKFEFLSKIGKNE, encoded by the coding sequence ATGACAAATAGAATGTTAGATATATTAAAAATACTTTTAGAAAATGAAGGAAAATCTTCTTATAAATATCTATCAGAAAATCTTTTTATAAATGAAAGAAGTATTCGGTATGATATAGAGAAAATAAATGAACTTCTTTCTGAAAGTCATTTTATAGAGATAGAAAAAAAGTCTAAAGGGGAACTTTTTTATTCAAATTTAAATGTACTTTCTGATGTAATCTCTTTCTTTCAAAAAAATATCTCTACAGATGAAATAAAAGATGAAATAGTATTATTTAAAACATTATTTCAAGAAAAATTGAATTTAAAAGACCTAGGTGAGGAGTTAGATGTTAGTAGAACAACTATAAAAAATATTGTAAGAGAGATTAGAGAAAAATTAGAAAAATACAATTTGAAATTAGAAACAGAGATTCAAAAGGGATTAATCTTAGTTGGAGAAGAGGGAAATATTAGAACTGCCCAATTAAAATTTTTAAATAAGTATTTTAATTATTTTTCTTCTAAACATTCAGAGTTTATAAAAAAATTATTAGATGAGATTTTTTTATTAGAATACAAGGAGATTTCTAAAAAATTTATAGATATTCTAATGGAAGAAAAAAATATTTTAATTGCTGATGAACCTTATTTAACATTTCAAAACTATATTTGTATTATGATTTGGAGATTAAAAAATAGTAAGGTTTTAACTAAGATAGAAAATGAGAATTTTTTCAAAAGAACTGCTGAGTATTCTCAAATAAAAAATAATATAAAAATTATAGAGAAAAATTTTAATATTTTTATGAATGATATTGAAATTTTAAAATTAACTGATTTATATTTAGGTTGCCATAATTATTGTAATGAAAGTAATTTTTATAATTTTTGGATAGAGATTGATGTTTTAGCAAAAAAGATAATAGAAAATTTTTCAATAAATATAGAGATTGATTTAACTAAGGATAAAGATTTGTTATATGGAATTATAAATCATTTAAAACCGACAATTCATAGGTTAAAAAATAGTATTTCTCTAGAAAATTCTATTTTAACTGATTTTTTGAAAAACTATAAACCTATTTTTGAAGCTACAAAAAAATCATTATCTCCTTTGGAAGATTTTATAGGAATGGAGATTACTCCAGATGAGATAGCTTTTTTAGGGACTCATTTTAAAAGTGCCATTGATAAAAATTTCTCTTTGGAGAAAAAAGTTTTAATTGTTTGTGGTTTTGGTTATGGAACATCAAAACTTTTGGCACAACAATTAAAAAATGCTTATAGTGTTTTTGTAAAAGATATAATCCCAATTTATAAGTTAGAAGAGTATGATTTAGATGAAATTGATTTAATTATTACTACATTACATTTAGATAATAGTTTTTCAAAACCAATAGTACAAGTTAATACTATTTTATCTAATGAAGATAAAATAAATTTACAAAAAGCTGGATTACAGGAGCAACAAAGAAAAATTAAATTCAGCAATTTAATAAAAATAATAGAGAAAAATACCCTTATTACAGATTTTGTAACATTAAAAAAAGGGTTGAAAGAATTTATAGGGGATTTACTTATTGATGACACTAGTAGAAATATTCTTTCACTTTCTGAGCTTTTAAAGAATAATATTATTTTACAAAGTGATTCTAATAATTGGAAGGAAGCTATATTAGAGATAGGTGAGATGTTAGTAGATGATGGTTCATGTGATAAAACATATATAGATAGTATGATTAAAAAGATAGAAGAATATGGTTCATATATGGTTACTAATAAAAAAATTGCTATTCCTCATAGTAAAAATGATAATAATGTTTTTAAAACTGTTATGGGATTACTTACTTTAGAAAATGAAGTTATTTTTCCAGGAAATCTTCCTGTAAAAACAATATTAGTTTTTACATCTATTGATGGAGAGGAACATCTAGAAGCTTTAGCTGATTTTATGGATTTAGCTAATAATCATAATTTTTTATCAAGATTAGATGAGTTTACAAATATTAGAAAGGTAAAAGATACTATTAAAAAGTTTGAATTTTTATCTAAAATAGGAAAAAATGAGTAA
- a CDS encoding PTS fructose transporter subunit EIIC: MNFRNLIDENLIILDSKCKTKIEAIEKLVDLLNASGVLENRDEFLKVVMERETKSPTGLEDGLAIPHGKSTTVKSAKISAMRLKNKITNWESVDEDNEVELAFLIAIPDSEKGSTHIEVLSNLTTLFMEDGFLDELKNAKTKKEFLDVILKNEKVEEEKVEEKVEKNNFVQETTEKQDFKQTLNRMKEHLLFGTSHMIPFIVAGGVLLSLAVMLSGKGAVPDSGFLKEMADMGIAGLTLFTAILGGYIAYSIADKPGLAPGMIGSWIAVQNYKTGFLGAIIVGFIAGFIVQNLKKIKLPDSMKSLGSIFIYPLIGTFLVCSVVIWIIGNPIASMMEAMNSWLAGMAGSGKVLLGTILGGMTAFDMGGPINKVATLFAQTQVDTQPWLMGGVGIAICTPPLGMALATFMSPKKYTKEEKEAGKAAAIMGLIGISEGAIPFAAADPVRVLPAIVAGGIVGNVIGFLMNCINHAPWGGWIVLPVVEGKIGYIIGTVAGALVTALIVNALKPVAVEKEDSEEEEINCESVQGEGEAEVLAITSCPSGVAHTFLAAKALEKTAAKLGIKIKVETQGANGIVNRITPKDVENAKVIIFAHDIAIKEPQRFKNIKIVDVKTKVAIQDPKTLIQNSLK, from the coding sequence ATGAATTTTAGAAATTTAATTGATGAAAATTTAATTATTCTTGATTCAAAGTGTAAAACAAAGATTGAAGCTATTGAAAAATTAGTTGACCTTTTAAATGCAAGTGGTGTTTTAGAAAACAGAGATGAGTTTTTAAAAGTTGTAATGGAGAGAGAAACAAAATCTCCAACAGGATTAGAAGATGGTTTAGCAATACCACATGGAAAATCTACAACAGTTAAAAGTGCTAAAATCTCAGCAATGAGATTAAAAAATAAAATTACTAATTGGGAATCAGTTGATGAAGACAATGAAGTTGAATTAGCTTTCTTAATAGCTATTCCAGATTCAGAAAAAGGTTCTACTCATATAGAGGTTTTATCAAATTTAACTACTCTATTTATGGAAGATGGATTCTTAGATGAATTAAAAAATGCTAAAACTAAAAAAGAGTTTTTAGATGTAATCTTAAAAAATGAAAAAGTTGAAGAGGAAAAAGTAGAAGAAAAAGTTGAGAAAAATAACTTTGTTCAAGAAACAACAGAAAAACAAGACTTTAAACAAACTTTAAATAGAATGAAAGAACACTTACTATTTGGAACATCTCATATGATTCCATTCATAGTTGCAGGAGGAGTTCTTTTATCACTAGCAGTTATGTTATCAGGAAAAGGTGCTGTTCCAGATAGTGGATTCTTAAAAGAGATGGCAGATATGGGAATTGCAGGACTTACTCTTTTCACTGCAATACTTGGAGGATATATAGCTTACTCAATAGCTGATAAACCAGGATTAGCACCAGGTATGATTGGTTCTTGGATAGCAGTACAAAACTATAAAACAGGATTCTTAGGTGCAATTATTGTCGGATTTATAGCTGGATTTATTGTTCAAAACTTAAAGAAAATTAAATTACCAGATAGTATGAAATCTCTAGGTTCAATCTTTATCTATCCATTAATAGGAACTTTCTTAGTTTGTTCTGTTGTTATTTGGATAATTGGAAACCCTATTGCAAGTATGATGGAAGCTATGAATAGTTGGTTAGCTGGAATGGCTGGAAGTGGAAAAGTTCTATTAGGAACTATCCTAGGGGGAATGACTGCATTTGATATGGGTGGACCTATCAACAAAGTTGCTACACTTTTTGCTCAAACTCAAGTTGATACTCAACCTTGGTTAATGGGAGGAGTTGGAATAGCTATTTGTACTCCACCATTAGGAATGGCATTAGCTACATTTATGTCTCCTAAAAAATATACTAAAGAGGAAAAAGAAGCAGGTAAAGCTGCTGCTATAATGGGACTTATCGGTATCAGTGAAGGAGCTATTCCATTTGCTGCTGCTGATCCTGTAAGAGTTCTACCAGCAATAGTTGCAGGAGGAATTGTAGGAAACGTTATTGGATTCTTAATGAACTGTATTAACCACGCTCCTTGGGGAGGTTGGATTGTTCTTCCAGTAGTTGAAGGAAAAATAGGATATATAATCGGTACTGTTGCTGGAGCTCTAGTTACTGCACTAATAGTAAATGCTTTAAAACCAGTAGCAGTTGAAAAAGAGGATTCTGAAGAGGAAGAAATAAACTGTGAAAGTGTACAAGGAGAAGGAGAAGCTGAAGTATTAGCAATAACATCTTGTCCTTCAGGAGTTGCTCATACTTTCTTAGCAGCAAAAGCTTTAGAAAAAACTGCAGCTAAATTAGGTATAAAAATAAAAGTTGAAACTCAAGGAGCTAATGGAATTGTTAATAGAATAACTCCAAAAGATGTAGAAAATGCAAAAGTTATTATATTTGCTCATGATATTGCTATAAAAGAACCTCAAAGATTTAAAAATATAAAAATAGTAGATGTAAAAACTAAAGTTGCAATTCAAGACCCTAAAACTTTAATTCAAAATAGCTTAAAATAA